From Pan troglodytes isolate AG18354 chromosome 9, NHGRI_mPanTro3-v2.0_pri, whole genome shotgun sequence, the proteins below share one genomic window:
- the CALCB gene encoding calcitonin gene-related peptide 2 codes for MGFRKFSPFLALSILVLYQAGSLQAAPFRSALESSPDPATLSKEDARLLLAALVQHYVQMKASELKQEQETQGSSSAAQKRACNTATCVTHRLAGLLSRSGGMVKSNFVPTNVGSKAFGRRRRDLQA; via the exons ATGGGTTTCCGGAAGTTCTCCCCCTTCCTGGCTCTCAGTATCTTGGTCCTGTACCAGGCGGGCAGCCTCCAGGCGGCGCCATTCAG GTCTGCCCTGGAGAGCAGCCCAGACCCGGCCACACTCAGTAAAGAGGACGCGCGCCTCCTGCTGGCTGCACTGGTGCAGCACTATGTGCAGATGAAGGCCAGTGAGCTGAAGCAGGAGCAGGAGACACAGGGCTCCAG CTCCGCTGCCCAGAAGAGAGCCTGCAACACTGCCACCTGTGTGACTCATCGGCTGGCAGGCTTGCTAAGCAGATCAGGGGGCATGGTGAAGAGCAACTTCGTGCCCACCAATGTGGGTTCCAAAGCCTTTGGCAGGCGCCGCAGGGACCTTCAAGCCTGA